A window of Haliscomenobacter hydrossis DSM 1100 contains these coding sequences:
- the ricT gene encoding regulatory iron-sulfur-containing complex subunit RicT → MGCLGCTSCGTSSGTKGCNSNGGCSTGGCNRLNTYDWLSSLDIIDIDPLNIVELSFKNGVRKQFYRVADQVRVVTGDMVVAETGNGYDVGKVSLSGELVRLQMKRRRVDERSLTNFVLRRANERDLERLQEAREAELPTMVRARAIARTLGLDMKVGDVEYQGDKRKATFYYTADGRVDFRELIRHFAKEFRVKIEMRQIGARQESALIGGIGSCGRELCCSTWLTDFKSVSTAAARYQNLAINQVKLSGQCGRLKCCLNYELDTYLDALSDFPSGADRLVTQKGSATLIKTDIFKKILYYVYDHERGRGAIYPLDLSKVKEIQEMNSRGEKPEQFDVAATTNFVPEEDVFVDVTGEIELPDDKKRRKKKKKKRPQERGGEGDTQNRDERPRSPGGQNQGQGRSENRRPDQQRSNQQPPRGNNNPTQEPRGKNPQGPRPNNDPNNRSGGNPQGPRPNNDPNNRNSGGGNAGGGGRPNPRPPQPPRPPQNQGETGNKNNPPENNAGGSDTPAQGQGGDNRRRKNKRRR, encoded by the coding sequence ATGGGATGTTTAGGTTGTACAAGTTGTGGAACCAGTAGCGGAACCAAAGGTTGCAACAGCAATGGCGGCTGTTCAACGGGTGGTTGCAACCGCCTCAATACTTATGACTGGCTGTCCAGTTTGGATATCATCGATATCGATCCGCTGAATATAGTAGAACTGAGTTTCAAAAATGGCGTACGAAAACAGTTTTATCGGGTAGCCGATCAAGTACGCGTCGTCACGGGCGATATGGTCGTAGCCGAAACGGGAAATGGATATGATGTGGGCAAAGTGAGCCTTTCGGGTGAACTGGTGCGCTTACAAATGAAACGACGCCGGGTTGACGAACGTTCTTTGACCAATTTTGTGCTGCGCCGTGCCAACGAGCGCGACCTTGAACGCCTTCAGGAGGCTCGGGAAGCCGAGCTACCAACGATGGTCAGAGCCCGTGCTATTGCCCGTACGCTTGGCTTGGACATGAAAGTTGGCGATGTAGAATATCAGGGCGACAAGCGTAAAGCTACTTTTTATTATACCGCAGATGGTCGGGTAGATTTCCGGGAATTGATTCGGCATTTTGCCAAGGAATTCCGGGTAAAAATTGAAATGCGCCAAATCGGTGCCCGTCAAGAATCCGCCCTGATTGGGGGTATCGGATCTTGTGGACGCGAATTGTGCTGCTCTACCTGGCTGACCGACTTCAAATCGGTCTCTACTGCGGCAGCCCGGTACCAAAACCTGGCCATCAATCAGGTGAAACTATCGGGTCAATGTGGCCGACTCAAGTGCTGTCTCAACTATGAGCTGGATACTTATCTGGACGCATTGTCGGATTTTCCCAGTGGTGCTGATCGCCTGGTGACCCAAAAGGGTTCAGCGACCTTGATCAAAACCGATATTTTCAAAAAAATACTCTACTACGTTTATGACCACGAACGTGGCCGTGGAGCGATCTATCCGCTGGATCTGAGCAAGGTGAAGGAGATTCAGGAAATGAATTCCCGGGGTGAAAAGCCAGAACAGTTTGACGTTGCTGCCACCACCAATTTTGTCCCTGAAGAAGATGTATTTGTGGACGTAACGGGTGAAATCGAACTTCCCGACGACAAAAAACGCCGCAAAAAGAAAAAGAAAAAACGGCCACAAGAGCGAGGTGGAGAAGGGGATACCCAAAATCGGGATGAGCGGCCGAGATCACCAGGTGGTCAAAATCAGGGACAAGGCCGATCTGAAAACCGTCGCCCCGATCAGCAGCGCAGCAACCAACAACCGCCAAGAGGGAACAATAATCCTACTCAGGAACCCAGAGGTAAGAATCCACAGGGACCAAGGCCGAATAACGACCCAAACAACCGCAGCGGAGGCAACCCACAAGGACCAAGACCCAATAACGATCCAAACAATCGCAATAGTGGAGGTGGCAATGCTGGTGGAGGAGGACGTCCCAACCCACGGCCACCACAGCCCCCGCGCCCACCGCAAAACCAGGGTGAAACGGGAAACAAAAACAATCCGCCAGAGAACAATGCCGGTGGAAGTGATACTCCAGCCCAAGGTCAGGGAGGAGATAACCGGAGAAGAAAGAACAAGCGCCGCCGGTAG
- a CDS encoding HIT family protein, with protein sequence MASIFTRIINGEIPCHKVAETEDYFAFLDIRPMAVGHTLVIPKKEVDYIFDLEDEQLTGLHLFAKKVAKALEATVPCKRIGMAVIGIEVPHVHIHLIPLNSLQDITFTKPPVEVSPEEMAGIATAVAGKM encoded by the coding sequence ATGGCTTCTATATTTACCCGCATCATCAATGGCGAAATCCCTTGCCACAAGGTTGCAGAAACCGAGGATTATTTCGCTTTTTTAGACATTCGTCCCATGGCCGTGGGGCACACTTTGGTCATTCCTAAAAAAGAAGTAGACTACATCTTTGACCTGGAAGATGAGCAACTGACGGGCTTGCATTTGTTTGCCAAAAAAGTCGCCAAAGCCCTGGAAGCTACGGTACCCTGCAAACGCATTGGTATGGCGGTGATCGGAATCGAAGTGCCGCACGTGCACATCCACCTGATTCCGCTCAATAGCCTGCAAGACATCACTTTTACCAAACCACCCGTAGAGGTAAGTCCTGAAGAAATGGCGGGTATTGCAACAGCCGTGGCCGGAAAAATGTAA
- the greA gene encoding transcription elongation factor GreA, with the protein MTINYLTKEGFERLTGELDDMKTRGRAEAARAIAEAREKGDLSENAEYDAAKEAQGLLELRINDLEKQLANARVLDASEVDTSKVTVLAKVTIMNTKNKAKITYQLVSESEADLKAKKVSVSSPMGQGLLGKTIGETATVRTPNGDMQFKIVDISI; encoded by the coding sequence ATGACAATCAACTATTTAACCAAGGAAGGATTTGAAAGATTGACGGGAGAGCTTGACGATATGAAAACACGGGGTCGTGCAGAAGCGGCTCGCGCAATTGCCGAGGCGCGTGAAAAAGGAGACCTTTCTGAAAATGCCGAATACGATGCAGCAAAAGAGGCACAAGGTTTATTGGAATTGCGCATCAATGACTTGGAAAAACAGCTGGCCAATGCCCGGGTATTGGATGCTAGTGAGGTAGATACATCAAAAGTTACTGTTTTGGCTAAAGTGACCATCATGAACACGAAAAATAAAGCCAAAATTACTTACCAGTTGGTATCTGAATCGGAAGCTGACCTCAAAGCCAAAAAGGTTTCGGTAAGTTCTCCCATGGGACAAGGTCTTTTGGGCAAAACCATCGGCGAAACCGCTACGGTAAGAACGCCTAATGGAGACATGCAATTCAAAATCGTCGATATCTCTATTTAA
- a CDS encoding PrsW family intramembrane metalloprotease, with protein MFIQLLLAIFPAILIAWIIYRSDRHEREKWFPLTLCFFLGMLITIPVMKVQETFYNWGIDDPENLFWVCFNSFLVVAFTEELFKFLALFCFPYWRPFFNEPLDGIIYAVMISMGFALLENVLYAMEFSISTTALRGITAVPAHAVFATMMGYFVGKSKFKTQRKTQGRFLIMGLGIAVLVHGLYDFFIIQEFYDWLILLAIVTLVISIFFAMRMFKEEQEKSATLWQKNHPEETIDESEEIESNP; from the coding sequence ATGTTCATACAACTCCTCCTAGCCATTTTTCCGGCCATTCTAATTGCATGGATCATTTATCGCTCCGATCGGCATGAGCGGGAGAAGTGGTTCCCACTCACCTTGTGTTTTTTTCTGGGGATGCTGATTACCATTCCGGTAATGAAAGTGCAGGAAACATTTTACAACTGGGGTATTGACGACCCCGAAAATTTATTCTGGGTTTGTTTCAATTCATTTCTGGTCGTAGCCTTCACGGAAGAATTGTTCAAGTTTTTAGCTTTATTCTGCTTTCCTTACTGGCGCCCTTTTTTTAATGAACCGCTGGATGGCATCATTTACGCAGTGATGATTAGCATGGGTTTTGCCCTATTGGAAAATGTGCTATACGCCATGGAATTTAGCATCTCCACCACGGCTTTGAGGGGAATCACTGCAGTACCGGCACATGCCGTTTTTGCGACCATGATGGGGTACTTTGTTGGAAAATCAAAATTCAAGACCCAGCGCAAAACCCAAGGTCGGTTTCTGATCATGGGTTTAGGCATAGCGGTATTGGTGCATGGGCTGTATGATTTTTTCATCATCCAGGAATTCTACGATTGGCTCATCCTTTTGGCCATCGTGACCTTAGTGATCAGCATCTTTTTTGCCATGCGCATGTTCAAAGAGGAGCAGGAGAAATCGGCTACACTTTGGCAAAAAAATCATCCAGAAGAAACCATTGATGAGTCTGAAGAAATTGAATCGAACCCTTAA
- a CDS encoding OmpH family outer membrane protein, translated as MSKFMKTGSFLIIALLCTVALQAQKFGYINSQAMMAELPKVKQADSDMEAFQKQLQKKGQDMVTAFQTKVQDFQKRVEAGEVPPKAQEEEEKKLEEERQKILAYEQEMTQQLQTKRDALLKPILDEFNAAVKAVATENGYQYVFDQGILLYFDAAMDVAPLVKKKLGLTQ; from the coding sequence ATGAGCAAGTTTATGAAGACTGGCAGTTTTTTAATCATCGCTTTACTTTGTACGGTAGCCCTACAAGCCCAAAAGTTTGGCTATATTAATTCTCAAGCCATGATGGCAGAGTTGCCAAAGGTGAAGCAGGCTGATTCGGACATGGAGGCTTTCCAAAAGCAATTGCAAAAGAAAGGCCAGGATATGGTCACTGCCTTTCAGACTAAAGTACAGGACTTTCAGAAGAGAGTAGAGGCTGGTGAAGTACCACCAAAGGCTCAGGAAGAAGAAGAAAAAAAGTTGGAGGAAGAGCGTCAAAAGATTCTGGCTTACGAGCAAGAAATGACGCAGCAACTGCAAACCAAAAGAGATGCGCTGTTGAAGCCGATTTTGGACGAGTTCAATGCAGCGGTTAAAGCGGTTGCAACCGAAAATGGATACCAGTACGTCTTCGACCAAGGCATTTTGCTTTATTTTGATGCAGCTATGGATGTAGCTCCATTGGTAAAGAAAAAGCTGGGACTTACGCAGTAA
- the ade gene encoding adenine deaminase, producing the protein MIIQGQIIDIHLRRIFPGEVQVSQGRIKSIRPLASAPQRYILPGLVDAHVHIESSMLVPSEFARLAVVHGTVATVSDPHEIANVLGIAGVEYMIQNGRLTPFKFYFGAPSCVPATGFETAGASIDASGVKTLLNMPEIKYLAEMMNYPGVLMADEEVMAKINIAQQLGKPIDGHAPGVIGMDAQRYFGVGISTDHECFTYEEALEKLKLGVKVIIREGSAAKNFNALIELLPQYPKQIMFCSDDKHPDDLIHGHINQLIARALMNGCDLYDTIRAATLNPVLHYQLEVGLLREGDPADLIVVEDLSTFEVVETYINGQMVARRGQTMLGSAKAEMPNHFNTELKTPEDFVVKAQTGAAVRVIEALNGEIVTRSTTVKLSISKGCVCSDPAQDVLKIAVVNRYKNAAPAIAFIKNFGLKEGAIASCVGHDSHNIIAVGVDDASLCAAVNAIIRNRGGISAVNAAGEKVLPLPVAGIMTNADGYQTAKLYSEIDHFVKNTLGSTLSAPFMTLSFMALLVIPDLKISDLGLFSGKEFAFVELFI; encoded by the coding sequence ATGATCATCCAAGGCCAGATCATCGATATTCATTTGCGTCGGATTTTTCCGGGGGAAGTACAGGTTTCTCAAGGACGCATCAAAAGCATTCGCCCCTTGGCTTCGGCCCCCCAACGGTACATCTTGCCAGGTTTGGTAGATGCTCATGTGCACATCGAAAGTTCGATGCTGGTGCCTTCCGAATTCGCCCGTTTGGCCGTAGTACACGGCACGGTAGCAACGGTATCCGATCCGCACGAAATTGCCAATGTTTTGGGCATCGCAGGAGTGGAATACATGATCCAAAATGGGCGATTGACCCCCTTTAAGTTTTATTTTGGTGCACCATCCTGTGTGCCTGCTACCGGTTTTGAAACCGCCGGAGCCAGTATTGATGCCAGTGGAGTCAAAACTTTGCTCAACATGCCAGAAATCAAATACCTGGCTGAAATGATGAATTATCCCGGCGTACTGATGGCAGATGAAGAAGTGATGGCCAAAATCAACATTGCCCAACAACTGGGCAAACCCATCGATGGACATGCTCCCGGAGTGATTGGCATGGACGCACAACGGTATTTTGGCGTAGGCATCAGCACCGATCACGAGTGTTTTACTTACGAAGAAGCGCTTGAAAAACTAAAACTGGGAGTAAAAGTCATCATCCGGGAAGGAAGCGCCGCCAAAAATTTCAATGCCCTGATTGAACTTTTGCCGCAATATCCCAAGCAAATCATGTTTTGTTCAGACGATAAACACCCCGATGATTTGATCCATGGGCACATCAACCAGTTGATTGCGCGGGCCTTGATGAATGGCTGTGATTTGTACGATACCATCCGGGCCGCTACGCTTAATCCGGTTTTGCATTACCAACTGGAAGTGGGTTTGTTGCGCGAAGGTGATCCGGCAGATTTGATTGTGGTGGAAGATTTGAGCACCTTTGAAGTCGTGGAAACCTACATCAATGGTCAAATGGTGGCCCGCCGGGGGCAAACCATGCTGGGCTCTGCCAAAGCGGAGATGCCGAACCATTTTAATACCGAATTAAAAACCCCGGAAGACTTTGTGGTAAAAGCCCAGACAGGAGCAGCCGTAAGGGTCATCGAAGCTTTGAACGGGGAGATCGTAACGCGGAGTACAACCGTTAAATTATCGATTAGCAAAGGTTGTGTATGCAGTGACCCTGCTCAGGATGTGCTAAAGATTGCGGTGGTCAATCGCTACAAAAACGCTGCTCCGGCCATCGCTTTCATCAAAAACTTTGGACTAAAAGAAGGCGCCATCGCCTCCTGCGTAGGACATGATTCGCACAATATCATTGCAGTTGGGGTGGATGACGCCTCCCTTTGTGCCGCGGTCAATGCCATCATCCGCAATCGGGGCGGCATCTCGGCGGTAAATGCAGCGGGTGAAAAGGTTTTGCCCTTGCCCGTTGCGGGCATTATGACCAATGCCGATGGTTACCAAACCGCCAAATTGTACAGCGAAATCGATCATTTTGTCAAAAACACCCTGGGTTCCACTTTAAGCGCACCATTTATGACCTTGTCCTTCATGGCATTGTTGGTCATTCCTGACCTCAAAATCAGTGACTTGGGTTTGTTCAGTGGAAAAGAATTTGCTTTTGTGGAACTGTTTATATGA
- a CDS encoding mechanosensitive ion channel family protein: MENFWSKILFQIGSFQISGGQLTLGILLVLGLLILDWLVLFWILPKLFRRFQVEQARRRQVRRRFQPLFLYGIVLSWMWVSKMDHTLYEDHIRRINVSTLIQGLMLWQIAFIVDLILGRVILRGFFKAQENLKNPILMGGTSGLQRTWNTSNRYIKYAVYVVTCLFLLRLFNTDFTFFEGKIGKNLYALRISNVLGAALVILLAQLVIWIIVHLFLGNFYRRRNVNIGSQFAFNQLVNYLIYFVAGLIALHFVGVNITVIAGGTVALLVGVGIGLQQTFNDFFSGILLLFERSIEVGDWVEIDGLVGKVRRIGPRTSVVQTRDNRSVIVPNSKLVIDNVTNWSHGDDLARFQVEVGVAYGADTQLVMKLLKEVAQNHPKVLPTPEVSARLVLFGHSSLDFEVYFWSNEFMRIEDVKSDIRLGIEQKFRENKIEIPYTQTDVWVRNWQKEGS; encoded by the coding sequence ATGGAAAACTTCTGGTCCAAAATACTCTTCCAAATAGGTAGTTTCCAAATAAGTGGAGGACAATTAACACTTGGCATTTTATTGGTGCTTGGCCTGCTGATACTCGATTGGTTGGTTTTGTTCTGGATATTGCCCAAATTGTTTCGGCGTTTTCAGGTAGAACAGGCCCGGCGCAGGCAGGTTCGTCGGCGATTTCAACCCCTGTTTTTATATGGCATCGTACTAAGCTGGATGTGGGTCAGCAAGATGGATCATACCTTATATGAGGATCATATCCGCCGGATCAATGTATCTACGTTGATACAAGGCTTGATGTTGTGGCAAATCGCCTTCATTGTCGACCTCATTTTGGGACGGGTGATCTTACGCGGTTTTTTCAAGGCTCAAGAAAATTTAAAAAATCCCATCCTCATGGGTGGCACCAGTGGCCTTCAACGCACCTGGAATACCTCCAACCGCTACATCAAATATGCGGTGTATGTAGTGACCTGTTTGTTTTTGTTGCGCCTGTTTAATACCGATTTTACCTTTTTTGAGGGAAAAATCGGGAAAAACCTCTACGCTTTGCGGATTTCCAATGTCCTGGGCGCTGCGTTGGTCATTCTCCTTGCGCAGCTGGTCATCTGGATCATTGTGCATCTTTTTTTGGGCAATTTTTATCGGCGTAGGAATGTCAACATTGGTTCTCAGTTCGCCTTCAATCAATTGGTCAACTACCTTATTTATTTTGTTGCAGGCCTTATTGCTCTGCATTTTGTAGGCGTCAATATTACGGTAATTGCAGGTGGGACGGTTGCTTTGCTCGTAGGAGTGGGGATAGGTTTGCAACAAACTTTTAACGATTTTTTTTCCGGGATTTTACTGCTTTTTGAACGCTCGATAGAAGTGGGCGATTGGGTGGAAATCGACGGACTGGTCGGAAAAGTACGCCGCATTGGTCCCCGTACTTCAGTTGTGCAAACCCGCGACAACCGCAGTGTAATCGTACCTAATTCCAAATTGGTCATCGACAACGTGACCAACTGGAGCCACGGTGATGACCTTGCTCGTTTCCAGGTAGAGGTAGGTGTAGCTTATGGGGCAGACACCCAGCTAGTTATGAAATTGCTCAAAGAAGTTGCCCAAAATCACCCTAAAGTTTTACCCACCCCCGAAGTCAGTGCCCGCCTGGTGTTGTTCGGCCATTCCAGCCTGGATTTTGAAGTCTATTTCTGGTCGAATGAATTCATGCGCATCGAAGATGTAAAAAGTGATATCCGCTTAGGGATTGAGCAAAAGTTTCGCGAAAATAAAATCGAAATCCCTTACACCCAGACGGATGTTTGGGTGAGGAATTGGCAGAAAGAGGGTTCGTAG
- the murI gene encoding glutamate racemase encodes MTTASQPIGVFDSGIGGLTVANAIVKKLPNEEIIYFGDTAHLPYGDKSADAIRYYCLRISKFLLDQGCKMIVVACNSASSAGYDVLLEFFRDQALFVNVVDPLVSAVAKRGFDKVGVIATKATVQSGIYHKQLHRVSPTLNVESLATPLLAPMIEEGFVHNQASKAILDMYLAHPGFVDIEALLLACTHYPLIRPEIDDYFQHQVEVFDSTRVVAEEVAFKLAQNGLLNPEKQHPHRFYVSDYTKSFEETTRLFYGEAIQLEQYQIW; translated from the coding sequence ATGACTACCGCATCCCAACCTATTGGCGTTTTTGATTCTGGAATTGGAGGTTTAACGGTTGCCAATGCCATCGTTAAAAAGTTACCGAACGAAGAAATCATTTATTTTGGCGATACTGCCCACCTTCCTTACGGCGACAAATCTGCCGACGCCATCCGCTATTATTGTTTGCGCATCAGTAAATTCCTGCTCGATCAAGGGTGTAAAATGATCGTGGTCGCTTGTAATTCTGCCTCATCGGCGGGTTATGACGTGCTCCTGGAGTTTTTTCGGGATCAAGCCTTGTTTGTCAATGTGGTAGATCCCCTGGTCAGCGCAGTTGCCAAAAGAGGCTTCGACAAAGTAGGCGTTATTGCCACCAAAGCCACTGTCCAATCGGGTATTTACCACAAACAACTACACCGGGTATCACCCACGCTGAATGTAGAATCCTTGGCAACCCCACTACTGGCACCGATGATTGAAGAAGGCTTTGTACACAACCAGGCCAGTAAGGCCATTTTGGATATGTACCTCGCGCACCCTGGATTTGTAGACATTGAAGCCCTCTTGCTCGCCTGTACCCATTACCCCTTGATTCGTCCGGAAATTGACGATTATTTTCAGCACCAGGTTGAGGTTTTTGACTCTACTCGGGTTGTGGCCGAAGAGGTGGCCTTCAAACTTGCACAAAACGGATTGCTCAATCCTGAAAAGCAGCATCCCCACCGTTTTTACGTTTCCGATTACACCAAATCTTTTGAAGAGACGACCCGTTTGTTTTACGGGGAGGCCATCCAGCTGGAACAATACCAGATTTGGTAA
- a CDS encoding glutathione peroxidase: protein MDSIHRFKVEGIAGKKIDFADFKGKKILVVNVASECGYTPQYAQLQELYETYKEKLVIVGLPSNDFGGQEPGSNASIANFCKMRYGVSFPMTTKVHIKGVEIHPLYHWLTHKSQNGVMDSEVKWNFQKYLLNEDGQLIDTFPSSLSPLEEPLLSRISE, encoded by the coding sequence GTGGATTCAATTCATCGCTTCAAAGTTGAAGGCATCGCGGGAAAGAAGATCGATTTCGCTGATTTTAAAGGCAAGAAAATACTCGTGGTCAATGTAGCTTCAGAATGTGGCTACACCCCACAATATGCACAATTGCAAGAGCTCTACGAAACTTATAAAGAAAAATTGGTCATCGTGGGGCTACCCTCCAATGACTTTGGGGGACAAGAGCCCGGCTCTAATGCAAGCATCGCAAATTTTTGTAAAATGCGTTACGGGGTTAGTTTCCCCATGACCACCAAAGTTCACATAAAGGGTGTAGAAATTCATCCTTTGTACCATTGGTTGACCCATAAAAGTCAAAATGGCGTGATGGATTCGGAGGTCAAATGGAATTTTCAAAAATACTTGCTGAACGAAGATGGTCAACTCATCGATACTTTTCCTTCCTCACTTAGTCCACTTGAAGAGCCCCTTCTAAGTCGGATCAGTGAATAA
- a CDS encoding ATP-binding protein — protein MRFQDIVGQTNTIGTLQYMVDANRLPHALLLLGPAGIGKRTLALALIQYLLCTNRSDGDSCGQCPSCLKTSKLIHPDVHFSFPVVGAGMTSDKFMPQWRQAIHENPYMDSNQWLQLIGAENKQGNINKDECQNIIRKLSLKTFEAPVKTLILWLPEYLGNEGNRLLKLIEEPPPQTHFILIAENSELILNTILSRCQLVKIPLLKDQDVVDGLSRWELGTNDKAWGIAHLANGNFNEAITIAGNKVSNDAGLLLDWLRKCYKGYGPDLVKWSESFATLGRENQKHFLLYGLHFMREFLIMLATGSSNARLQAEELSSAQNLAKVLNIDQVEQIVRLFNDCYQYVERNANPKILFLDASIQLHKTMKRWDV, from the coding sequence ATGCGCTTTCAGGACATCGTAGGACAAACAAATACAATTGGCACTTTGCAGTACATGGTTGATGCCAACCGTTTACCGCATGCGTTATTGTTGCTGGGTCCTGCTGGTATTGGCAAGCGTACCCTGGCCTTGGCGCTTATTCAGTACCTGCTTTGTACCAATCGAAGCGACGGGGACTCGTGTGGGCAATGTCCTTCTTGCCTCAAAACTTCGAAACTGATCCATCCCGATGTTCATTTCTCCTTCCCGGTGGTTGGTGCAGGCATGACCAGTGACAAGTTTATGCCCCAGTGGCGGCAGGCCATCCACGAAAATCCCTACATGGATAGCAATCAATGGTTGCAATTGATTGGCGCGGAAAACAAACAAGGCAACATCAACAAGGATGAGTGCCAAAACATCATCCGCAAACTCAGTCTCAAAACCTTTGAAGCTCCGGTTAAAACCTTGATTCTCTGGCTGCCCGAATATTTGGGCAACGAGGGCAACCGCCTGCTCAAATTGATTGAAGAACCACCACCGCAAACCCATTTTATCCTGATTGCTGAAAACTCCGAGTTGATCCTCAATACGATCCTCTCCCGTTGTCAGTTGGTCAAAATTCCTTTGCTCAAAGATCAGGATGTAGTAGATGGCTTGTCACGTTGGGAACTCGGTACCAACGATAAGGCCTGGGGCATTGCCCACCTGGCCAATGGCAATTTCAATGAGGCGATCACTATTGCGGGCAATAAAGTGAGCAATGATGCTGGTCTGCTGTTGGACTGGCTGCGCAAATGTTACAAAGGCTACGGCCCGGATTTGGTAAAGTGGAGTGAAAGCTTTGCCACTCTGGGAAGAGAAAACCAGAAGCATTTTTTGCTTTATGGCTTACACTTCATGCGTGAATTCCTCATCATGCTGGCTACCGGCAGCTCCAACGCCCGACTACAGGCTGAGGAACTGAGCAGTGCCCAGAATTTGGCGAAAGTGCTGAACATAGACCAAGTTGAACAAATAGTACGTTTATTCAACGATTGTTATCAATACGTGGAGCGGAACGCCAACCCAAAAATTCTTTTTTTGGACGCTTCCATCCAACTACATAAAACCATGAAACGATGGGATGTTTAG
- a CDS encoding OmpH family outer membrane protein has product MKEQTFNLIKKALLVLALVPAFAMAVQAQRIASVDVSRILESVGEYKAAEEELDKMASRWRQEIAQEYDKIKSLYNRFQAEQVLLSDEARRQREDEIMNKEKEVREMQRKRFSPDGDLFLRRKELVQPIQDRVYAAIEAYAKERGYDFIFDKGGSAGMIFSNPQYDKTEDIINRLK; this is encoded by the coding sequence ATGAAGGAGCAAACATTCAACCTCATTAAGAAAGCACTATTGGTACTGGCCTTAGTTCCAGCCTTCGCCATGGCGGTTCAGGCGCAACGCATTGCCAGTGTAGACGTATCACGTATCCTCGAAAGCGTCGGCGAATACAAGGCCGCTGAAGAGGAATTGGACAAAATGGCATCCCGTTGGCGACAAGAAATTGCGCAGGAATACGACAAAATTAAGAGCCTATACAACCGTTTTCAAGCAGAGCAAGTCCTTTTGAGTGATGAGGCCCGCAGGCAACGTGAAGACGAGATCATGAACAAGGAAAAAGAAGTGCGCGAAATGCAACGCAAACGCTTTTCTCCCGACGGAGATCTTTTCTTGCGCCGCAAAGAACTGGTGCAGCCCATTCAAGACCGCGTTTATGCCGCGATTGAAGCGTACGCCAAAGAACGGGGTTACGATTTTATCTTTGACAAAGGTGGCTCGGCGGGCATGATTTTTTCTAACCCTCAGTACGACAAGACGGAGGATATTATCAATCGCTTGAAATAA